From one Lysinibacillus sp. G4S2 genomic stretch:
- the trpS gene encoding tryptophan--tRNA ligase, with product MTTIFSGVQPTGIVTLGNYLGAFKQFPALQDEGDAVYCIVDQHAITVAQDPKELRQNIRNLAATYIATGIDPTKSTLFIQSEVPAHAQAGWMLQCVASIGELERMTQFKDKSHGKESVSAALLTYPPLMAADILLYNTNIVPVGDDQKQHIELTRDLAERFNKRYGDVLTIPEIQLPKAGARIKSLQEPTKKMSKSDPNTKATIKLLDSAKDIEKKIKSAVTDSDGIVAFDVENKPGVSNLLTIESAISGVSIDDLVKKYEGVGYGGFKQGVAAAVIDHLTPIQEKFYNLVESSALDTILDEGAEKANAIASATLKRMEEAMGLGRARR from the coding sequence ATGACAACTATTTTTTCAGGCGTACAGCCAACCGGTATTGTTACTTTAGGGAACTATTTAGGAGCATTCAAGCAATTCCCTGCATTACAAGATGAAGGTGATGCTGTGTATTGTATCGTTGATCAGCATGCCATAACAGTGGCACAAGATCCAAAAGAATTACGTCAAAATATTCGCAACTTAGCAGCAACGTATATTGCTACTGGCATCGATCCAACAAAATCTACATTATTTATTCAATCTGAGGTGCCAGCTCATGCACAGGCAGGCTGGATGTTACAATGTGTCGCATCGATTGGAGAGCTTGAACGTATGACACAGTTCAAGGATAAATCTCATGGTAAAGAAAGTGTTTCTGCAGCTCTTTTAACATATCCACCACTAATGGCAGCAGACATCCTTTTGTACAACACAAACATTGTTCCAGTTGGCGATGACCAGAAACAGCATATTGAGCTTACTCGTGATCTTGCAGAACGCTTTAACAAACGTTATGGTGATGTTTTAACGATTCCTGAAATTCAATTACCAAAAGCAGGAGCTCGTATTAAATCACTTCAAGAGCCAACAAAGAAAATGAGTAAATCAGATCCAAATACAAAAGCTACAATTAAGCTTTTAGATTCAGCGAAAGATATTGAGAAAAAAATTAAATCAGCTGTAACTGACTCTGATGGTATTGTGGCATTTGATGTGGAAAATAAACCTGGCGTTTCTAATTTACTAACAATCGAGTCTGCCATTTCAGGCGTATCTATTGACGATCTTGTAAAAAAATACGAAGGCGTTGGTTATGGTGGTTTCAAGCAAGGTGTTGCAGCAGCAGTTATTGATCACCTTACACCAATTCAAGAGAAGTTCTACAATTTAGTAGAATCCTCAGCATTAGATACTATTTTAGATGAAGGCGCTGAAAAGGCAAACGCTATTGCTAGCGCTACATTAAAACGCATGGAAGAAGCAATGGGCCTTGGTCGTGCGCGTCGCTAA
- the spxA gene encoding transcriptional regulator SpxA has translation MVTLFTSPSCTSCRKAKAWLEEHEIPYTERNIFSEPLSIREIKEILRMTEDGTDEIISTRSKIFQKLNVDVESLPLQRLYELIQEYPGLLRRPIILDEKRLQVGYNEDEIRRFLPRKVRAYQLQEAQRMVN, from the coding sequence ATAGTAACTTTATTTACATCACCAAGTTGTACGTCTTGCCGAAAAGCGAAAGCATGGTTAGAGGAGCATGAAATCCCATATACAGAACGTAATATATTTTCCGAACCGTTAAGCATTCGTGAAATTAAAGAAATTTTACGTATGACAGAGGATGGTACGGATGAAATTATTTCAACCCGCTCGAAGATTTTCCAAAAATTAAATGTAGATGTTGAAAGCTTGCCATTACAACGCTTATATGAATTAATTCAAGAGTATCCAGGTTTATTACGTCGCCCAATCATTTTAGACGAGAAACGTTTACAAGTTGGCTATAACGAGGATGAGATTCGTCGTTTCCTACCTCGTAAAGTACGTGCTTATCAATTGCAAGAAGCACAGCGTATGGTGAACTAA
- the mecA gene encoding adaptor protein MecA codes for MDIERVNENTLKLFITYNDIEDRGYSREEIWYNRAKGEQLFWDMIDEVNTEDYFDVEGPIWIHINASEVGLEIIVTRAHILKDGETLDGQSHFDEHKDMFAPFDDVGEDLLSQLTQFGDIDESELFMDTDIYVYKFKDIDELIPVAKRMTDELVDSSLFKYEDWYYLVVDFANADDDLNRHDRNAVIKEFLIPSNFTIHRLEEYGEQIMEFNCFETVRKYFI; via the coding sequence GTGGACATCGAACGTGTAAACGAAAATACACTCAAGCTCTTTATTACGTACAATGATATAGAGGATCGCGGCTATAGTCGTGAAGAAATTTGGTACAATCGAGCAAAGGGTGAACAACTTTTTTGGGATATGATTGATGAAGTAAACACGGAGGATTATTTTGATGTAGAAGGTCCGATTTGGATTCATATCAATGCATCTGAAGTAGGCTTAGAAATCATTGTCACACGTGCACATATTTTAAAAGACGGTGAAACCTTAGATGGTCAATCGCATTTTGATGAACACAAAGATATGTTTGCCCCATTCGACGACGTTGGAGAGGATCTTCTCAGTCAACTAACTCAATTTGGTGACATTGATGAATCAGAATTATTTATGGATACAGACATTTATGTTTATAAATTTAAAGATATTGATGAGTTAATCCCTGTAGCAAAACGCATGACAGATGAATTAGTGGATTCCTCATTATTTAAATATGAAGATTGGTACTATTTGGTAGTTGACTTTGCGAACGCAGATGATGACCTAAATCGTCACGATAGAAATGCAGTTATCAAAGAATTTTTAATCCCATCAAATTTCACAATCCATCGCCTAGAGGAATATGGCGAACAAATTATGGAATTTAATTGCTTCGAAACAGTACGAAAATATTTCATTTAA
- a CDS encoding competence protein CoiA family protein: MLSAYNEQQQLFLPYQYSREALQRFRQQMKFYCPQCLQPVQLKIGEYNIPHFAHNANNSCVQLFSEGESKLHLQGKIQLFEWLRKLGHTVKLEPYLPNLSQRPDVLLIKEQKQIAIEFQCSSISHEKWQLRTSGYEKNSIQPLWLFQTPQRQSTQGIQKIFIAPIMQKMITTTAQGLSYLVTYDAKISRFIYWTNLLHVHGHTFIGKVQELTIHKQHFPFYEPTSITKEEFRLYWQLYKKQCKQFVYQRLLHSKKGARDSFLRSSYELRFALTAMPDYVGVPVKDAEAIPLFPIEWQTILHHYCRGLQLLPHELSEREIRLFLLQQNIEITDRAVQAIEDYGMVLAKSYQKNDYFPDIYEQVYAHLFAIATIY, translated from the coding sequence ATGCTTAGTGCTTATAACGAGCAGCAGCAGCTTTTTCTCCCATATCAATATTCAAGGGAAGCTTTACAACGATTTAGGCAACAAATGAAATTTTATTGTCCTCAATGCCTACAGCCTGTCCAATTAAAGATAGGTGAATATAATATTCCTCATTTTGCTCATAACGCCAATAATAGCTGTGTACAATTATTTTCAGAGGGTGAATCAAAACTTCATTTACAAGGAAAGATTCAATTATTTGAATGGCTGAGAAAACTCGGGCATACAGTAAAGCTGGAGCCTTATTTACCGAATCTTTCACAGCGGCCAGATGTACTTTTGATAAAAGAGCAAAAGCAAATTGCCATTGAATTTCAATGTAGCTCAATTTCTCATGAAAAGTGGCAATTGCGTACATCTGGATATGAGAAAAATTCAATACAGCCATTGTGGCTTTTTCAAACACCTCAAAGACAATCAACACAAGGTATTCAAAAGATTTTTATTGCTCCAATTATGCAAAAAATGATTACTACTACAGCGCAAGGCTTGTCTTATTTAGTAACCTATGATGCAAAGATATCGAGATTTATTTATTGGACGAATCTTCTTCATGTTCATGGGCATACTTTTATAGGCAAAGTACAAGAACTAACTATTCACAAGCAGCATTTTCCCTTTTATGAGCCTACGTCAATAACGAAAGAGGAATTTCGTCTTTATTGGCAGCTTTATAAAAAGCAGTGTAAGCAATTTGTGTATCAGCGATTATTACATAGTAAGAAAGGGGCGCGAGATTCATTTTTACGAAGTAGTTATGAATTACGCTTTGCTCTAACTGCTATGCCTGATTACGTGGGTGTCCCGGTAAAAGATGCGGAAGCGATTCCGTTGTTTCCTATTGAATGGCAAACGATTTTACATCATTATTGTCGAGGTTTACAATTATTACCTCATGAACTATCTGAGAGAGAGATTAGATTGTTTTTACTTCAACAAAATATAGAGATTACAGATCGAGCAGTACAGGCTATCGAAGATTATGGAATGGTGCTAGCGAAAAGTTATCAAAAAAATGATTATTTTCCAGATATTTATGAGCAAGTGTACGCACATTTATTTGCAATTGCCACAATATACTGA
- the pepF gene encoding oligoendopeptidase F, with translation MASNSNKVLLRNEVPEELTWRLEDIFATDALWEAEYKEVAEIAKKAPSYAGTLKNGADALLAVLTYHDDIYERAMKLYTYAHMRNDQDTTNSSYQDMNSRIQTLATSISAALSFLTPEILSLSEETIESYLAENKDLQLYKQSLKEITMARPHVLPAEQEALLAQMSEVTGTASNAFSMLNNADIVFPKVKNEDGEEVQLTHGNYIKFLESKDGTIRENAFKAMYETYGNFKNTFAATLTGNVKKHNVNARIRNYDSARHAAMSNNFIQENVYDQLVETIHKHLPAMQRYISLRKKLLGVDELHMWDLFAPLVKEVDMKVTYDEAKDILVKALAPLGEEYQGIVQSGLDNRWVDVLENKGKRSGAYSSGAYGTNPYILMNWQDNVNNLFTLAHEFGHSVHSYYSRKNQPFVYGDYSIFVAEVASTCNEELLNDYLLKTIEDPQQKIYLLNHWLDGFRSTVFRQTMFAEFEHLIHQMDKNGESLTAERLTEVYYNLNKQYFGEDIVVDEEIGLEWARIPHFYYNYYVYQYATGKSAATALSKQILEEGTPAVERYINNFLKAGCSNFPIEVLKAAGVDMNVAKPIDDACKVFEERLNELEKLLLNN, from the coding sequence ATGGCTAGTAACAGCAATAAAGTTTTATTAAGAAATGAAGTTCCAGAAGAGTTAACTTGGCGCTTGGAGGATATTTTTGCAACTGACGCCCTATGGGAAGCGGAATATAAGGAAGTCGCAGAAATTGCTAAAAAGGCACCTAGCTATGCAGGTACTTTAAAAAATGGAGCAGATGCTTTATTAGCAGTTCTAACATATCACGATGATATTTATGAACGTGCAATGAAGCTTTACACGTATGCCCATATGCGTAATGACCAAGATACGACAAATAGCTCTTACCAGGATATGAATAGTCGTATTCAAACATTGGCGACTAGTATCTCAGCTGCCCTATCTTTCTTAACACCAGAGATTTTATCATTGAGTGAAGAAACAATAGAAAGTTACTTAGCAGAAAATAAAGATTTACAACTGTATAAGCAATCTTTAAAAGAAATAACAATGGCACGTCCGCATGTATTACCGGCAGAGCAGGAAGCATTACTTGCACAAATGTCTGAGGTTACAGGTACCGCTTCAAATGCATTTAGTATGTTAAATAACGCTGATATCGTCTTCCCTAAAGTGAAAAATGAAGATGGAGAAGAAGTACAGCTAACACATGGTAACTATATTAAGTTTTTAGAAAGCAAAGATGGCACTATTCGTGAAAATGCCTTTAAAGCCATGTACGAAACTTATGGCAACTTTAAAAATACATTTGCTGCTACATTAACTGGTAATGTAAAAAAGCATAATGTTAACGCACGTATTCGTAATTATGATTCTGCACGTCATGCTGCAATGTCTAATAACTTTATTCAGGAAAATGTTTATGATCAATTAGTAGAAACAATCCATAAGCATTTGCCAGCTATGCAGCGCTATATTTCATTACGTAAGAAACTTTTAGGTGTGGACGAACTGCATATGTGGGATTTATTTGCGCCACTCGTTAAGGAAGTTGATATGAAAGTCACTTACGACGAAGCGAAGGATATTTTAGTAAAAGCCTTAGCGCCACTCGGTGAAGAATATCAAGGTATTGTCCAAAGTGGCCTTGATAACCGTTGGGTAGATGTCTTAGAAAACAAAGGGAAACGCAGTGGTGCGTACTCTTCAGGCGCCTATGGAACAAATCCATATATTTTAATGAACTGGCAAGACAATGTTAATAATCTGTTTACACTTGCTCATGAATTTGGTCATAGTGTACACAGTTATTACTCACGTAAAAACCAGCCGTTTGTTTATGGCGATTATTCTATTTTTGTGGCTGAAGTGGCTTCTACATGTAATGAAGAACTGTTAAATGATTATTTATTGAAAACAATTGAAGATCCACAACAGAAAATTTATTTATTAAATCATTGGTTAGACGGCTTCAGAAGTACTGTTTTCAGACAAACTATGTTTGCTGAATTTGAACACCTAATCCATCAAATGGATAAGAATGGTGAATCTTTAACAGCAGAGCGTCTAACAGAGGTTTACTATAATTTAAATAAACAATACTTCGGTGAGGATATTGTTGTAGATGAGGAAATCGGCTTAGAATGGGCTCGTATTCCACACTTCTACTATAATTACTATGTGTATCAATATGCTACAGGTAAATCAGCTGCAACAGCATTAAGTAAACAGATTTTAGAAGAAGGCACACCAGCTGTAGAACGTTATATTAATAACTTCTTAAAAGCAGGTTGCTCTAATTTCCCAATCGAGGTGTTAAAGGCAGCGGGTGTTGACATGAACGTAGCAAAACCGATTGATGATGCATGTAAAGTATTTGAAGAACGTTTAAATGAGTTAGAAAAATTATTGTTGAATAACTAA
- a CDS encoding VOC family protein, with the protein MRIQRIDHVGVIVNDLSAAKEFFLDFGLEVKGEWKMEGELMGYAVGLNDVKVACVGLGTPDGQTWIELIKFYTPSDEKNIQQFLANTLGIRHIAFTVEDIEAVVAKLKKKGTEIFSEIQQYEESYKLCYVRGPEGIILELAEEIK; encoded by the coding sequence TTGAGGATCCAAAGAATAGATCATGTGGGAGTAATCGTAAATGATCTCTCTGCCGCTAAAGAGTTTTTTCTCGATTTTGGACTTGAGGTGAAGGGGGAATGGAAAATGGAAGGAGAGTTGATGGGATATGCAGTTGGGCTTAATGACGTTAAAGTAGCGTGTGTAGGATTGGGAACGCCAGACGGTCAAACATGGATAGAGCTAATCAAATTTTATACGCCGTCAGATGAAAAAAATATTCAGCAATTCCTTGCAAATACACTGGGTATCCGACATATTGCATTTACTGTTGAAGATATTGAAGCTGTTGTTGCCAAATTGAAAAAGAAGGGCACGGAAATCTTTAGTGAGATACAGCAATATGAAGAAAGTTATAAATTATGCTACGTTCGTGGTCCAGAGGGAATTATTTTGGAGTTGGCTGAGGAAATCAAATAA
- a CDS encoding DUF3888 domain-containing protein: MKKVIIVPYFSLLFLISTTLSYAESDYYQPAKESKEEIVMNMFFSLLLPNIQETVSKYYSDYLTERPLVYPYQIKIINMERTGTDFMYSVTLEVTPVLGAHNPVGRDQLTFSITPNEIKLKNFKHMETFELPPHLQDIIKKK, encoded by the coding sequence ATGAAAAAAGTTATTATAGTTCCTTATTTTTCACTGTTATTTCTAATTTCAACAACATTATCTTATGCTGAATCAGATTATTATCAGCCTGCTAAAGAGTCTAAAGAAGAAATAGTAATGAACATGTTTTTTTCACTACTGTTACCCAATATCCAAGAAACAGTTTCTAAATACTATTCAGATTATCTTACAGAGCGTCCCTTGGTGTATCCATATCAAATAAAAATTATAAATATGGAAAGAACAGGAACTGATTTTATGTATTCAGTAACCCTTGAAGTCACTCCAGTTTTGGGTGCGCATAACCCAGTAGGAAGAGACCAACTAACGTTTTCTATAACTCCAAATGAAATCAAACTTAAAAATTTTAAACATATGGAAACTTTTGAACTTCCACCGCATTTGCAAGATATCATAAAGAAAAAGTAA